From a region of the Bacteroidetes bacterium GWF2_43_63 genome:
- a CDS encoding 3-deoxy-7-phosphoheptulonate synthase, whose amino-acid sequence MIIQLRNNISDSQIQALAAACEGVVVKDESNILVVTPSAMKTIDSKFSDNIEKSWIMDSDIQLSSRKFKAETRQINIGKFTSGNAQTLLTIGPCGVEGEEMMEQTAKLIVESGLTSIRAGAFKPRTSPYSFQGMGEDGLKLLAKMREKYGLSVVTEVRDSTHVQLVLDYADVIQIGAKAMYDHGILRACGRSQKPILIKRGFGTTLQEFVQAAEFVLSGGNPNVMLCERGIRTFETKSRFTLDLCGVAYLKENTNLPVILDPSHAMGYAYGVPDLARACMAMGVDGLLIEVHPNPSVAKSDASQQLNHETFRKLLESLKPIAAAVGRSIV is encoded by the coding sequence ATGATTATTCAACTCAGAAATAATATTTCAGATTCTCAGATTCAAGCGCTGGCAGCGGCTTGCGAAGGTGTTGTCGTTAAAGATGAATCAAACATATTGGTCGTTACGCCTTCGGCAATGAAAACCATAGATTCGAAATTTAGCGACAATATTGAAAAAAGCTGGATCATGGATTCCGACATTCAGCTTTCATCCAGAAAATTCAAAGCCGAAACCCGCCAGATAAATATTGGAAAATTTACGTCAGGAAATGCCCAAACATTGCTCACCATCGGACCTTGCGGCGTTGAAGGTGAAGAAATGATGGAGCAAACAGCTAAGTTGATTGTTGAATCCGGGTTGACCAGTATTCGCGCCGGAGCTTTCAAACCCCGCACTTCGCCTTACAGTTTTCAGGGCATGGGTGAAGACGGATTGAAATTACTCGCAAAAATGCGTGAGAAATATGGATTGTCGGTTGTGACCGAAGTGCGCGACAGCACGCATGTTCAGCTGGTGCTCGATTATGCTGATGTGATTCAGATTGGCGCAAAAGCTATGTATGATCATGGCATATTGCGCGCCTGTGGCCGTTCTCAGAAGCCTATTCTAATTAAGCGCGGATTCGGAACGACGTTGCAGGAATTTGTTCAGGCAGCTGAATTTGTTTTGTCAGGCGGAAATCCGAATGTGATGTTGTGCGAACGTGGCATCAGGACCTTTGAAACAAAATCGCGGTTTACATTGGATTTGTGTGGTGTAGCTTATTTGAAAGAGAACACAAATTTGCCAGTAATTCTCGATCCAAGTCATGCCATGGGGTATGCGTATGGAGTTCCTGACCTGGCGCGGGCTTGCATGGCTATGGGCGTTGACGGTTTGCTTATTGAAGTGCATCCAAATCCTTCAGTGGCGAAGTCCGATGCATCGCAGCAATTGAATCACGAAACATTCAGAAAATTGCTTGAATCGCTAAAACCCATTGCTGCTGCGGTTGGACGAAGCATTGTTTAA
- a CDS encoding ribose-phosphate pyrophosphokinase (catalyzes the formation of 5-phospho-alpha-D-ribose 1-phosphate from D-ribose 5-phosphate and ATP) produces the protein MDPKVALFSGQVTLPLAQKIAESYGTKLGSVELMRFSDGEFQVSFEQTLRGSELFLIQSTMAPTENLFELLLMVDAAKRASAHHINAVIPYFGFARQDRKDKPRVAIGAKMVANLLMAAGVDRVITVDLHADQIQGFFDIPVDHLFASSIFIPYLQSLNLGKNIVMASPDTGGTKRANAYAKYLDCDMAICYKQRSKPNQISNMVLIGDVKGRDVVLLDDIVDTAGTLCKSAELMMNAGAKSVRAMCTHGVFSGKAYENIDNSVLTELIVTDTIIKDHKSPKVKVLSVAELLADVISRNLTCESISTHFNLNTLI, from the coding sequence ATGGACCCGAAAGTGGCTCTGTTTTCCGGCCAGGTAACTCTCCCTTTAGCACAAAAAATCGCTGAATCCTATGGTACAAAATTAGGCAGCGTAGAACTTATGCGTTTTTCGGATGGCGAGTTTCAGGTTTCCTTTGAGCAGACACTGCGTGGATCAGAATTGTTTCTGATTCAGTCAACCATGGCTCCGACAGAAAATTTATTCGAATTACTTCTGATGGTTGATGCTGCAAAACGTGCATCAGCTCATCATATCAACGCTGTGATTCCATATTTCGGTTTTGCCCGTCAGGATCGCAAAGACAAGCCCAGAGTAGCCATTGGCGCTAAAATGGTTGCCAATCTTTTGATGGCAGCTGGTGTTGATCGCGTAATCACGGTTGATTTGCATGCCGATCAGATTCAGGGATTTTTCGATATCCCGGTTGATCATTTATTTGCCTCTTCTATTTTTATTCCATATTTGCAGAGTCTCAATCTTGGAAAAAACATTGTGATGGCTTCTCCCGACACGGGCGGAACCAAACGGGCCAATGCCTATGCAAAATATCTGGATTGCGATATGGCTATTTGCTACAAGCAGCGCTCCAAGCCAAATCAGATCAGCAACATGGTGCTTATTGGCGATGTGAAAGGGAGAGATGTTGTTTTGCTTGATGATATTGTTGATACGGCAGGCACACTTTGCAAATCAGCTGAGCTGATGATGAATGCCGGAGCTAAAAGTGTTCGTGCTATGTGTACTCATGGCGTATTCAGTGGAAAAGCATACGAGAATATTGATAATTCTGTACTAACAGAACTTATTGTGACCGATACAATCATCAAAGATCACAAATCACCCAAGGTAAAAGTATTGTCTGTAGCAGAATTACTTGCCGATGTAATTAGTCGAAATCTCACCTGTGAGTCAATTAGTACTCACTTCAATTTAAACACTCTAATCTAA
- a CDS encoding 50S ribosomal protein L25/general stress protein Ctc produces MRTVSMSGSLRGDVGKKDAKRLRKEGLVPCVLYGQKEQIHFFTQEKQFKDVIYTPNACFVELSIDGHKHNALLQEVQYHPVSDNILHVDFYEYAMDKPVSLSIPVGFVGTSPGVLKGGKMQQKVRKIKVTALPDKMPEKVTIDITPLDINDAVRVKDIVATDFKINLPENNVLLIISPSRNVVEETPGAEAAAAPAAAAAKK; encoded by the coding sequence ATGAGAACAGTATCTATGAGCGGTTCCCTCAGAGGGGACGTAGGGAAAAAAGATGCGAAGCGTCTCCGTAAAGAAGGCCTGGTGCCATGCGTGCTTTATGGACAAAAAGAACAGATTCATTTCTTCACACAGGAGAAACAGTTCAAGGATGTGATTTACACGCCGAATGCATGTTTTGTAGAACTCAGCATCGACGGACATAAACATAATGCTCTTTTACAGGAAGTACAGTATCATCCTGTTTCAGACAACATCCTGCATGTTGACTTTTATGAATATGCCATGGATAAACCGGTGTCACTTTCAATTCCAGTAGGTTTTGTCGGAACATCACCCGGTGTACTCAAAGGGGGAAAGATGCAGCAGAAAGTCCGCAAGATTAAAGTAACTGCTTTGCCCGATAAAATGCCGGAAAAAGTAACCATTGATATTACGCCTCTTGACATCAATGACGCGGTAAGAGTTAAGGATATTGTGGCTACTGATTTCAAAATCAATCTTCCTGAAAACAATGTTCTGCTCATTATTAGTCCGTCCAGAAACGTTGTGGAAGAAACTCCAGGCGCGGAAGCCGCAGCTGCACCAGCAGCCGCTGCTGCGAAGAAGTAA